Below is a window of Cellulosimicrobium protaetiae DNA.
GAGCAACACCATCTCCTCCACGTGGACGCCGCTGATGAAGGTCTATCGCGACGCGTTTACTCGCGGGGACCTGTATTCGGCGGCCGCGACCTCGGTCATCATCGCCCTCGCCACGTTCGTGCTCTCGTTCGGCTTCCTGCGCCTGGTGCAGAGCCGCGCCTTCGGTCAGGAGAAGTGACCATGACCTCTCTCACCACCACCGCCAGCGCCGAAGCCGTCACCCTGCCCGGGCGACCCCAGCGAACGGGCCGCTCCACGCGCGGCGTGGGCGAACGACCCAGCGGCGTGGCCACGATCATCCTCATCCTTGGAGCGCTGTACTGCCTGCTCCCCGTGGTGTGGGTCGTGATCGCCTCGACCAAGTCGGGCTCGGAGCTGTTCTCCACCTTCACCTTCGCCCCCTCCACCCACCTGGTCGACAACGTGACCGACCTCGCGGCCTACCGCGGCGGGCTGTTCTGGCGATGGATGGCCAACACCGCCCTGTATGCAGGCGTCGGCGCCCTGCTGTCGACCGTCGTGTCCGCGATGGCCGGCTACGGCCTGGCCAAGTACCGCTTCCCGGGCAAGACCGCGGTGTTCAACGTGCTGCTCGCCGGCGTCCTTGTCCCCGCGGTCGTCCTGGCCATCCCGCAGTACCTGCTGCTGGCCCAGGTCGGACTGACCAACACCTACTGGGCGGTCCTGCTGCCCAGCATCATCAGCCCTTACGGCATCTACCTCGCCCGGATCTACGCCGCAGCCGCCGTGCCCGACGAGGTCGTCGAGGCCGCACGCACCGACGGAGCGAGCGAGGGACGCACCTTCGCCCAGGTCGCCGTGCCCATGATGGCCCCCGGCCTGGTCACCGTCTTCCTGTTCCAGTTCGTCGCGATCTGGAACAACTTCATGCTGCCCTACATCATGCTCGGCGACGACAAGCTGTTCCCCCTGACCGTCGGCCTCTCCGGCCTGCTCAACCAGGGCGCGACGCAGCCCGCCCTCTACACGCTCGTCATCACCGGCGCACTGCTGTCGATCATCCCGCTCGTCGCACTTTTCCTCGTCCTGCAGCGCTACTGGCAGGTCGACCTCGCGGCAGGAGCGGTCAAGTCATGACCGGCTCCGTAAACTCGCCCACTATGACCACCGGCCCGGGCGCGGAGCCCGACAACACGAGTCACACGGTCTCCGCGCGTACCACGACGCGGACCAAGAACGGCTCGGCGCGGCGCCCCACCATCCGCGACGTCGCGGCCGCCGCCGGCGTCTCCCGCGGCACCGTCTCACGCGTGATCAACGGCGGCCACTGGGTCTCCCCCGACGCGCTGGCCGCCGTGCAGGAAGCGATCCGCACCACCGGGTACCAGGCCAACCAGCACGCCCGGTCCCTGGTCACCGGGAGGTCGAACTCCATCGCCTTCCTGCTCACCGAACCCCAGCACCTGCTGTTCGAGGACCCCAACTTCTCCGTGCTGCTGCGCGGGGCCGCCGAAGCCCTGGCCCGACGCGAGATGCCGCTGCTGCTCATGGTCGCCGGCACCAAGGAGGAACGCCGCCGTATCGCCGGCTACGTCGCCGCCGGCCACGTCGACGGCGTCCTGCTCATCAGCTCCCACCAAGGCAACCCGATGCTCGCCGAGCTGCTCAAACACAAGGTCCCCACCGTCGCGTGCGGCGTCCCCCTCGGCTACGAAGGCAAGGTCGGCTACGTCGCGGCCGACGACCGCACCGGCGCCTCGACCATGACCCGCCACCTGATCGACACCGGCCGCGAACGCGTCGCCACGATCACCGGGCCGATGGACACCCCCGGCGGAACGTTGCGCCTGGACGGCTACCGCGACGCGCTCGGCGACCGGTATGACCAGACGCTCGTCGCCCACGGGGACTACTCCCGCGAGAGCGGACGCCTGGCCATGCTCGAGCTGCTCGAGCGCCGCCCCGACGTCGACGCCGTCTTCGTCGCCTCCGACCTGATGGCCGCCGGCGCGCTCGTCGCGCTGCAGTCCAGTGGTCGCCGCGTCCCCGAGGACGTCGCCGTCGGCGGCTTCGACGACTCCGGGGTCGCAGCCGCCCTGCACCCCCCGTTGACCACGATGCGCCAACCGTTCGAACGCATCAGCGCGGAGATGGTCCGCCTCTTGCTCGAGGTCATCGACGGCCAGGCGCCCGCCGCCGTCACCCTGCCCACCTCCCTCGTCCGGCGCACGTCCGCCTGAGTACAGCCGCACCGCGTCGGCACCGCGGCCACCCGCCGCAACCTGTGACCGAGAACACCATCCCGTTCTCGGATGCGTCACCACCCTTAGTGAAGGCTTCTCAGAAGCCGATCCGACCTCGCGTTCACCTGGGACCGTGCACAGCCTGTGGTCCAACCCGGCTCGTTCAGGGGCTTGAGCCAGCCACGGTGATATGACCCGGTCTTCGATCAACGCCGATCCGAGAGGACATCCGTTCCGATGGCACGACTCCATGCACACCGATCAGGGCCGGCGCTGGGCGCCGTCGTGGCCCTGGTCGCCACCACAGCCCTGGCCGCGCTCCCCGCATCCGGTGCCGAGACCGAAGCCGACACCGAACCGGTCGAGGCCGGGATCGTGGTCGACAGGGTCGAGGGCATGCCCGACGACTTCGCCTCCGGCGTCGACGTCTCCACCGTCCTGTCCCTCGAGGAGAGCGGCGTGGTCTTCCGCGACGAGAGTGGCGAGCCTGCCGACCTCTTCACGGTGCTCGCCGACGCAGGGGTGAACTCGGTGCGTATCCGCGTCTGGAACGACCCCTACGACGGCGAGGGCCGCGGCTACGGCGGCGGCAACCTCGACACCGCCCGAGCCGTGCAGATCGGCGAGCGCGCGACCGCGGCGGGCATGTCCGTCCTGGTCGACTTCCACTACTCCGACTTCTGGGCCGACCCGGCCAAGTACACCGTCCCCAAGGCCTGGAAGAACCTGACGGCCGCCCAGCGGGCCGACGCCGCCGGCGAGTTCACCACCGCCGCCCTGAACGAGTTCAAGGCTGCCGGCGTCGACGTCACCATGGTCCAGGTTGGCAACGAGACGAACTCCGGTGTCGCGGGCCTGACGTCCTGGCCCGAGCGCGCCGCCCTCTTCAGCGCCGGGAGCGCCGCGGTGCGCGAGGTGTTCCCCGCAGCGCTGGTCGCCGTCCACTACACCAACCCCGAGCGCGCCGGCTTCTACGCCGACGTGGCCGCGAAGCTCGCCGAGTACGGAGTCGACTACGACGTCTTCGCCAGCTCCTACTACCCGTTCTGGCACGGCAGCCTGGACAACCTGACCTCTGTCCTGACCCAGGTCGCCCAGACCTACGACAAGAAGGTCATGGTCGCCGAGACCTCATGGGTGAACACGCTCGAGGAGGGCGACGGGCAGCGCAACGTCATCTACACCCAGCCCACCCAGTACCCCGTGAGCGTGCAGGGCCAGGCCACCGCCATCCGTGACGTCATCCAGGCCGTCGTGGACGTGCCCGACGGCGCCGGCATCGGGGTCTACTACTGGGAGCCCGCGTGGCTCCCGGTCGGGCCCCCGGACCAGATCGAAGCCAACCGGCAGCTGTGGCAGCAGTTCGGCTCCGGCTGGGCCTCGAGCTACGCCGCCGACTACGACCCGACCGGAGACACCGCCGAGAACTGGGGCGGATCCGGCTGGGAGAACCAGGCACTGTTCGACTACCAGGGACACCCGTTGGAGTCACTGAACGTCTTCACCTACGCCCGCACCGGCACGACCGCACCTCGCGAGGTCGCCTCGATCCAGCAGCCGTCGATCACTATCGCCGACGGAGAGCCCGTGACCCTTCCGGCCACCGTCACCGTCACCTACAACGACGGCGAGCAGGAGCCGCTCGAGGTGACCTGGAGCGGCGCGCAGGACTGGATCCGTGGAGCAGGTACCTACACGATCTCCGGCACCACGAGCGCCGGGAGCACCACCGCGACCGTCACCGTGCAGGCGCCCAACTACGTCACCAACCCCGGCTTCGAGGCCGGCACGGCCCCGTGGAGCATCGCCGGGACCGGCGCAGCCATCACCGGCGACGACCCGTTTGCCGGCAGCAAGGCCCTGCACTTCTGGTCCGCCGCCCCCTACACCTTCACCGCCACCCAGCAGCTCACCGGCCTGCCCGCCGGTGACTACCTCCTGAGCGCACAGGCGCAGGGCGACGCCCTGGGCGGCGAGCTCACCCTCACCGGCACCGGGACTAGCGAGAGCTCCGAGCCGTTCGACCTCACCGGGTGGCACAACTGGTCCGCACCTCAGGTGCCCGTGACGGTGTCCGATGACGGCACGGCCACCGTGCGGATCAGCGCCAACCTCCCCGCAGGCGCGTGGGGCACCCTCGACGAGGTTTCGCTGACCAAGGCGTCGGGCACGACCGCCGACACGACCGCCCTGCAGGCAGCTCTTGGGCAGGTAGAGGAGGTCGAGCGCGCGCTGTACACCCCCGCCTCGCTCGCCGGCCTCGACCATGCCGCCGAGGTCGCCCGCGTGGTCCTCGCCGCCGCGGCTGCCGTTCAGGGCGACGTCGACCAGGCCACGATCCTGGTCGTCGACGCCCTGGAGGAACTGCGGCAGAACGGCGGTCCGCCGATCGAGACCACGGCCGAGGTCCGCTGCCTGGCCGGCAAGTCCTTCGTCGCGGTTCGGGCGACGAACGTGGGCGCGGAGCCGATCGACGTCACCATCACGACGCCGTACGGCTCCAGGAAGTTCGAGCAGATCGATCCTCGCGGGAACGCCTACCAGTCCTTCGCCTCGAGAGCCGCTTTCATCCCGGCGGGCACTGTGGAGATCCTCGCCACGGCACGCGAGTTCCGGACCACCCGGACGGTGGCGGACTACGACGCTCGCGCCTGCGGCTAGGGCCGCAGCTCGAGCGTGCGATACGGCCGGTGGCCCCCGCAGACCGAGGTCTACGGGGGCCACCGTCGTAGTCACCGAGCACCGAGCACCGAGATCGTCGAGAGGAAGAGCGGACGTCCTCAGACGCGGGCGTCAACGCTGCGACCGAGCAATCAGGAAGTGCCCTGCGTCCTACTCAGCCTCCGATCGTCCTGGTCAGCTTCCGGTGTGGGGCACGAGCTTCCACTCCTGTGACGAGGGGTCGCTCGCCGCGTTGCTCTGGATGGTGAGTGGTGCACCTGCCGTCGCGGCCGTGACGTAGAGGCCAGGACCACGCACTGATTCCACTCGGACGTAGCCGTCCCGGGCAGGGACGAGCTTCCACCGCTTGTCGGTCGCGCCCTCGTCGACCCACTGGGCGAGGCGGTTGCCGGCTTGGGCGCTGCCGGTCCAGATCCCGATGGCGCGTCCACCGGCCTTGTTCAGGAAGGTCACTGCTCCGTCGGCGGCTGGCACGGCGTGCCACAGCTGGGTGTCAGGTGCCGTCGTCGCGCCAGCCGCTTCGAGGACGACGTCGGGCTGGTTGCCGGTGAGGGAGGCGTCCTGCTTCTTACCGCCGGTACCTGCGACCTGGCCCGTCTTGCGGTTCACGAGGGAGTAGTACGTCCCTTGGGAGTTGCCGATGTCGACCTGGGCGAACGTGATCGGGGCGTTCCCCCAGGTGCCACGCAGGATCAGCAGCCGCCCGGTCTGCGGCACGTACTGCAGGTTGCGGCTGTACCCGCCGGCGATCGGCGTCTGGTAGTACAGCCACTCACCGTCGCTGCGCCCCGACTCGTTGATCCAGACGCCACCACCGGTGGACCCGCTGTTGAAGACCAGGCTCCACTTCGTCGGGTCGGTCGGGTGAGGGACCTTGATGATGACCGGGCTGCCACCGGTGCGGTGGAAGCCGGGAGCGCTGTTCGGCTTGTCCCAGAA
It encodes the following:
- a CDS encoding carbohydrate ABC transporter permease, which produces MTSLTTTASAEAVTLPGRPQRTGRSTRGVGERPSGVATIILILGALYCLLPVVWVVIASTKSGSELFSTFTFAPSTHLVDNVTDLAAYRGGLFWRWMANTALYAGVGALLSTVVSAMAGYGLAKYRFPGKTAVFNVLLAGVLVPAVVLAIPQYLLLAQVGLTNTYWAVLLPSIISPYGIYLARIYAAAAVPDEVVEAARTDGASEGRTFAQVAVPMMAPGLVTVFLFQFVAIWNNFMLPYIMLGDDKLFPLTVGLSGLLNQGATQPALYTLVITGALLSIIPLVALFLVLQRYWQVDLAAGAVKS
- a CDS encoding LacI family DNA-binding transcriptional regulator, which codes for MTTGPGAEPDNTSHTVSARTTTRTKNGSARRPTIRDVAAAAGVSRGTVSRVINGGHWVSPDALAAVQEAIRTTGYQANQHARSLVTGRSNSIAFLLTEPQHLLFEDPNFSVLLRGAAEALARREMPLLLMVAGTKEERRRIAGYVAAGHVDGVLLISSHQGNPMLAELLKHKVPTVACGVPLGYEGKVGYVAADDRTGASTMTRHLIDTGRERVATITGPMDTPGGTLRLDGYRDALGDRYDQTLVAHGDYSRESGRLAMLELLERRPDVDAVFVASDLMAAGALVALQSSGRRVPEDVAVGGFDDSGVAAALHPPLTTMRQPFERISAEMVRLLLEVIDGQAPAAVTLPTSLVRRTSA
- a CDS encoding glycosyl hydrolase 53 family protein produces the protein MARLHAHRSGPALGAVVALVATTALAALPASGAETEADTEPVEAGIVVDRVEGMPDDFASGVDVSTVLSLEESGVVFRDESGEPADLFTVLADAGVNSVRIRVWNDPYDGEGRGYGGGNLDTARAVQIGERATAAGMSVLVDFHYSDFWADPAKYTVPKAWKNLTAAQRADAAGEFTTAALNEFKAAGVDVTMVQVGNETNSGVAGLTSWPERAALFSAGSAAVREVFPAALVAVHYTNPERAGFYADVAAKLAEYGVDYDVFASSYYPFWHGSLDNLTSVLTQVAQTYDKKVMVAETSWVNTLEEGDGQRNVIYTQPTQYPVSVQGQATAIRDVIQAVVDVPDGAGIGVYYWEPAWLPVGPPDQIEANRQLWQQFGSGWASSYAADYDPTGDTAENWGGSGWENQALFDYQGHPLESLNVFTYARTGTTAPREVASIQQPSITIADGEPVTLPATVTVTYNDGEQEPLEVTWSGAQDWIRGAGTYTISGTTSAGSTTATVTVQAPNYVTNPGFEAGTAPWSIAGTGAAITGDDPFAGSKALHFWSAAPYTFTATQQLTGLPAGDYLLSAQAQGDALGGELTLTGTGTSESSEPFDLTGWHNWSAPQVPVTVSDDGTATVRISANLPAGAWGTLDEVSLTKASGTTADTTALQAALGQVEEVERALYTPASLAGLDHAAEVARVVLAAAAAVQGDVDQATILVVDALEELRQNGGPPIETTAEVRCLAGKSFVAVRATNVGAEPIDVTITTPYGSRKFEQIDPRGNAYQSFASRAAFIPAGTVEILATAREFRTTRTVADYDARACG